In Rickettsia endosymbiont of Lasioglossum villosulum, the DNA window TCCTTTGCAGTGCTGTTTTACTACTTCCTCAAACCATTGATCTAAAACATAATGAGCGAAGATGTTTGCAAGTATCGGACTGGCACAGATACCTTGCACTATCCCTTCTTCTTGAATAATCAGCTCTCCTTCACATAGTACTCCGGCTTTAAACATGCGAACTATGTTTCTTATCAACTTCTTATCATGAATCTTCTCTTGTAACATTTTCATTAGTATGTTCCTATCAATGGTACCAAAAAAATTGGCTAAGTCTATATCCAGTATGCTCTCAACTTCATTTTTATCAAGATGTTGCCTAAGCTCTCTCAAAGCATCATGACTCCCAATTCCTACTCTGAATCCATAAGAACATTCATAGAATATTGGTTCATAAATACTTTCAAGTGTTTTCTGCATCATCTTTTGACAAATCTTATCTTCAAAATTGCTAATTCCTAAAGTACGGTATTTACCCAGTTTACCTTCTTTTGGTATTTTTACTTCCAAAATGTTACCTGGCTTATAAGCCATATTCTTTAGTTTATTAACTAATTCTTTGATATTTCCTGTGAGCTTCGATCCATACTTAACCTTATTCACTCCATCTACTCCCATTGCTTTATTTGCATCAAGCTCTTGGTAGCAAACTGTAAGTGCTTCTTCATTGAACAAGTGCATGAGATTGTTAAAGACCTTGCCTTTATCCTTTGAAGATAACCATGCTATTCTCTTCAGTTTCGTTTCTGTCTTTGCTTGATATTCTGTTGTTACCATAACATTTCCCTAAAGAGATCGACTCTACCCACGGGCCTTCCCTCCATTAGCATTACCCAACTTCGTCGGTACTATACCCGATCTGACTTCCTATACTTCTTTTCAGCTTCCTCGCTGTTATACTTGTCAGCTAATACTGCCCTTTCAAGCAGGAATTATAGGATCTCCCACGTTCCTAAATAAACTTTTATTACATGCCATGCTCTTAGACCCCAAAGACCCCACCTCCAACTGCCTATTTGTGTTGCCTGTGATGTTGCATTCCTGATTTTTCACTCAGTCTGCGGTCTTATAAATTAAAGTTAACGAGGCTCAATAACTTCAGCCTTTCAGCTTACGGCCTATAATATTTCTGTCTACGCTTAACTGGTTTTGTTACCAAAACCAATCCAAGACTCGATACATAGTGTGCTAGGTCAACACTTCTATGACTGCTCCTTCCTCAGCTAGTTTATTTACGCTTCGTGGCGCACGAAAAATTCTCTTTGCAATATCTATGCCAATTGTGGTAACTTCCATTTTAGCCTCCTGATTTTTTTAATAATTTAATATTAATTATAGAAGATTAGCTTCCGCTTTTCATTCTTTATATCGGGAGGTCCATTCCATTAGTTAAAGCTGCAGAAATTAATATATTTTGTTCAAGGCATTAATCTTGCTTTATTTGATAAAGTGTTGTTTGAAGAAGAGATCAAGGCTTGGAAACATGGGTCGGTAGTACCGGCTTTACGCTCAATATTTGGCAGCTTTAGAGATAATGTAATTCCTTTGCCCAGAGAAATAGACTTTGCTATTTATGACTTAGCAACAAAAAAATTACTTCACAAAGTATATTCTTTTTATGGTGAACATTCAGCTGCTTATTTACGTCATTTAACACATAAACATTCTATTTGGTATGAAGCTATAGAGAATGCAGATAATACTATTACTAAAGAACAGATACAGGAATTTTTTAAAGCTAATATAATAAATGATATTAAAGATTATATTTTATCAACTACTAAAGCAGATATTGTACAAATAGAAAATGCTGAAGATGGGTGGTGGATGAATTATGATAGTGGCGTACCTGCTGAAGATATTACAGAATACCTTTTGAAGGTAAAGAAGAAAAAAGAAGGTAATAAAAGTTGAAAGTCATTTGGTCTGATGAAGCCCTAGAGCAGTTACAATTCTGGAAACGTACTAACTCTAAAATAAGTAATTAGAATTAATGGTTAATTTAAATTAGCTTTATTATTAAAAAGGAATTGAACCGGCACATTTTCACTATTTTCTACAAGAAAACGATAATATTGTTTTGCTACATCCACAGCATCATAACTACAGCAGGACTGAATAGCAAGTTTTAAACATTCTAATTTTAACTCTACATCACTTCTAAACATACACAACTCACCCATAATTTATTTCATTAATATTAGCAAAATTACTGCTAGTTATCAACAAATTCATGGATAGAGCTATAGATTCTATCTCCAGATATCCACAGTTTTAGATGAATTACAACTTTTTTTGTGATGGCTTAAAACTCCACTGGCAATGTAAAAATTAGGATGTTAATGTCATGACTAGCAAAACTTATCTATTAATGGAAATATCACTTAATTAATATGAATAATAATTGTGCTAATCAAAGATTATATTGGTCACTCTCTACTCCCCTAAAATATATGGGTTTAAGCTTAGATGAGTGGTTTGTTATCTTACTTGGTATAGTACCTGGAATAGTGTTACTAAATAGCGGACATGCTAAGCTTGGGATGATATGTATTATAGCTGGAGTTGTACTTTGTTATGCATTTAAGAAGTTTAAGAAACTATCGGAGTATTTTGTACTTAAGAGTTATTTAGTTGCTAAGAAATGGCTATATGCTCCTACTTCTTATCCTAATTTGCTTGGTAAAAAAATAGGTAAGTAATGGATCATTTATTTAAGCAAAGCTCTATTCAGCAGCTAGTTAAATATAATAAGAGATTATTGCTTATCACATTGCTGCTTGCGTTTACGAGTCTTCTTGGGATGATTAAAACAGTTAGCACGGAAGAAAAATGGTTATTAATTCCGGCAATGGAGCCAGATAGAAGAATGATAGTATCATCCAAAAGCTATCATGAGACCTATCTTAAAGAATGGGCAGTTTTTGTAATGAAAGAATTATTTACTACTTCGTCTGAGGAGGTGGAGAGACAAATAGCTGATATGAAAGTAGTATCTAGTAATACAGAGCAATTGGATAAATTTTTTAAGGAACATTTAAATTTTGTTAAGGGCTCTAATATTTCATCGGTATTTTTTCCTAAAAAAGTAAAAGTCATTGAGGATGGAGTATTAATTAACGGAACATTTCGTTATTGGTTTTCCGAAAATAAGCATATAGCAGCTGATAAAACTTATTTGTTAACCTACAAGCGAGGAGCAAATCATTTATTATTACTTACAGGTATTAAGGAAGAAGAGGCAAATAAGCAATGAAAAGTTTGAAGTCAGAGTTACAGATATTAGTAGTTTGCGTTGGAATAATGCTTGCAAGCTTTAGTAGTAATGCTTATGGGATAAGCTATATGTTACATGCTGATTCTTTGTTAGAGCTGCAAATAGCCAAAGATGCTCCAACTAGGATTAATATCGAAGGAGAAAAAATTAATGATATCTTTATTCATCCGCAGGAAGCTGCAGAAGTAGTAGTACATGATTCAGGCTGTTTATTTATTTTACCGCAGCAAGATAACAGTAAACTTTACCTAACTCTAATTGGAGAAAATGGTACGACCCAAGATTTAATCTTGAATTTTACTAAAACTAAACCAGCTCCTATTAGACTCATTAAGTTTGATTTAGAAAAAGAAGTAACAAAGTTAACTAATAATAAGGAAGATAAGCATCATGAATGTAAAAAACAAAGATGTAATAGAAAAAGAAAATAATAAACAGTATTTAAGAATAATATATCCTTTATTGCCGGTATTGTTAATTTTTTGTGTAAATGTAATACTATCTGAAGTTGCTTTAGGAGAAACATTAGAAGGACAGTTAGATCGCATTGGTGGGCTCTCTACTGGTAAACTTAAAACTATCGGGATATCAGGAGCAACGATTTTATCATCAATCTGGGCAGTAGTCAGGGGTAATTTAAGACTTGCCGGAGCAATTGTAGCCATTGGTATTATTTTAGGGTTTTATTTAGAGTGGGTCTCTAGTGGGATGAAAATCAGTTAGATAATTAAGATATTGATTAAAAGCAATGGATCAAGATTTCAATAAGCAGGAAGAAATAAAAGGTAAAGTAGAGAATCATACATTACCATCTGCATTTAGTAAAAGATTATCAGGACTCATAGAGATAATTAAAAACAGACCATTAGTTACTTTAGCTTGCATAGGAGTAATAATGGTTTTGGTATTTTATGGATTTTCAGAAAGTGAGGTAAAAGCTTCCCGAGGTTTACAAGAAGATAGACAATCAAGGGAAATATCAGGAATAGAAAAGGCCATAGATCCAAGGGCAAAATGGACTGCAGAAATATTAAATGAAGTTAAAAACATGCAGAACCATTTAGAGAAGCTAATAGAGAATAAATATTTAGAAACTAAAACTAAAATTGATGATTTTAGTCAAAAGTTAGAATCATTAGAGAAGCCTCATGAAGAAACTATATTATATGATGGCAATGATTTTAATAATAATCAAAAAATAGAAGATTTACTAGATAATAACCTTGAGCAAAGCATTGTTGCTGCTCCTACTGCTCCAGTAAAAAGATTACTTGGCTATGTAAAAAGAGCTGACTTAAGGATAAAAAAAGACGTTAAAGATTATATTACTACCGGCAGCTTTGCACGAGGGGTGCTGCTTACTGGAGTAGTAGTTGGAACCGGCACTAATAACTCAGCATCTCCTGAGCCAATAATGATAAGGCTTGTTGATACAGCTATTTTTTCTAAAGGATATAAAACGGAGCAAATCAAAGAAGCAATTTTAATTGGTTCTTGCAGCGGGGATATTTCATCAGAGCGGGCTAAATGTCGTTTGGAGACGGTATCTTTACTAAATAGTAATGGAGAGATAATTGAAAAACCGGTAGAAGGTTGGTTAATAGGAGAAGATGGTAGACCTGGAATTAAAGGGATAGTTGTTGATAGATCATCAGATATAGCAAGAATGGCGGTGCTTAACGGCGTACTTGGCGGGATAGCACAATTTTTCCAGAACCAGGCAAGCAATAGCATATTTCCGGTGTCACCGATTACCGGGCAACAAAATGCTTTAAAAGCTCAGGATTCTTTGAAAGCTGGTGTTTATGCCGGCACTGGTAATGCTTTAGAAAAGCTTGCTGATTTTGCAATTAAACGAGCAGAAAGTATGAGTCCAGTGATTGTTGTAGCTTCAGGTAGAGTAATAGATGTAGTATTTAGAAAAGGTTTTGATTTAAGAGAGAATAAAGAGGCTGATAAAGTAGATAGATTACTGCCGCCAACTACTACTGATTATTCGCAAAATAGCACAAATTATAGTAATGATCAAAATTATTCTGGGAATAAAGTGACAAGTTTTTCTAAGGCAAAAACTAAATTGCAAGAACATTTTATCAAGGATAATGGGACTGATGAAATGACAGATATTGATTTGCAGTCAGAACAACAATATCCGGGTAATTTTTAATGAATAATAAAATAATTAATCTGCTTTTGTTATTAATGTTAAGTTTTAGCGTTGCTAATTGTAAATTGATGCCATATAGAAACGATTTTGATTGCCCGCTGCCCCAAGGACTAAAATGTAAATCATTATATGAAGTAAATAAAATGGCAGATCTTGATATATTTAATCCAAATAGTAATAATGATAAGCCTAATTTTAAATCGAGATACTCTGCTAGATGCTTTGGAAGGTATAATAATGATATCAGGAATTGATAAAGATTTTGCTCGGGAAAGACTAGCTAAACATTTTGTTTATGAATCATATGATGAGGAGAGTAGCTTGTTTTTTAATAGAGCTTCAGTAGGATTTGTCCTGCTTGGCTGGCCGTTAGTTGGAACAAGCTTGCAAGCTCAAGGAGAGATAGCTGAATTTTTAAAAAGTGATGAGAATTTACCGGCAGGAAGTAGTTTTCAAATATTGATGATTGGCTCTGATCATATAAGAGAATATCTAGATAACTGGCAGTTACATAGAAAAAATACAATCTTTGCTGAGCTTAGCAGTAGAAGAACAAAATTTTTAGAGCAAAAAGCAAAGGAAGAGGGAAATATCAAAGATGTAGTTTTATTAATTTCAGTCACTATTCCGATGCTAACGATTGATATTAATGAGATGATACGAAGAAGAGAAGTACTGCAAGATACATTTAAATCAATTGGGCTTACTACTTATAATGTTGAGGCAACATTGCTATTAAAATTTGTCCGTTTAATATTTGGCTGGAGGGAAGAAGAACATCCTGAACTTAACCCTTATGAAATATTATCTGAGCAGATTTTACCCGGTAATTTTTCTTTATATGAAAAGGAAGATTATGTAAGTCTTAATGATAATCAAATATTTATAAGCTTAGAGACAGGAAAAAGACCTTCTGAGTGGCGTTTATCAGCCATGGATTTATTTTTAGGTAATGAGCTAAGACGAGATGAATATATTAGAGCAAATTTTTTAATTCATTTTGGTTTGCAGATTATACCAAATCAGTTAGTGGCTAAAACATCTGCTATTACCAAAAGAGAAGCTTTAGAGAGAAATATTAATGCCGGGATGGGTAAATTCTTTCCTAATCTGCAACTAGAAGCACAAGATTTAGCAGGGGCAGTAGCGTGCTTGCAAAGCGGTGATAGAGTAGTAAATATCCACTTAAATGTCATTATGTGGGATCAGAAGAATAAAGCCAAAGGGGCAGCATCACAGTTTTGCTCACAGCTGCGAAGAAGTGGCTGGTATTTTGTCCCTTGTAAATATGATCATTTAGCGGTGGTGCTTGCTAGTTTACCTATGCAGTTAGTTGAAGCCATACCAAATTCTTTAGTGGGTAAGTTTAATAGATTCAATAATATATTTAACAAAAAGACTCGGGGAATTGGCGTAGCATTATCAAATCTTGGTAGAGGCATAAGGACTATTGCCTCAGAAAGTAAGGTGTTACTGCCTATCATTGGTGAATGGAAAGGGGATTTAAGCTCTCCTGGAATGTTACTTACCGGTAGAAGAGGACAGATTATGTATTGGTCGCCCTTTGGTTCAGCATTAATTGGCTCAAATTTATATACTGCATCTGCAGCTCCAAATGAAAATTTTAATCTTTGTATAGCAGGAGTACCAGGATCCGGTAAATCAGTGTTTATGCAAGAATTAATGCTATCGGTCTTAGGTACTGGCGGCAGAGTATTTGTTCTTGATTATGGTAGATCATTTAAAAGAACTTGTTTGTTATTAGGTGGTAATTATATTGAATTTGATGTAAAAAATCCGATATCAATTAATCCATTCTCAGAAATTCCAGCAGGCGGCAGTGAAGACTCAATTGAAGCACAGGCAGATTTTCTAGCAAGTTTTCCATCGATTCTAGCTACCATGGCAGCTCCTCAGTATGGCACTAATGATTTGCAGCAACCAATGCTGCAAAAAGCCTTAATAGCTGTTTGGCAAGAAAAAGGAGCAAGAGCTGAGATAACTGATATAGCAGATTGGTTGCTAAAAAGAGAAGAGTCTTACGCACAAGAACTTGGTAATATGTTATTTCCGTTCACCAGAGATGGTCAATATGGCAAGTTTTTTAGTGGTAAGGCAAAATTATCCTTAAGCTCAGATATAGTAGTAATTGAAACTGATCATCTTCGTAGTAGCCCGGCATTACTTGCAGTAATTGTACAAATCATGATTGTGCATATTAACCAAAGCATGGTTAAAGGTGATAGGAAGCGTCCCTTTCTAATCATGATTGATGAAGCATGGAAATTACTATCTGGCAAGAGATCTGGAGAATTTATTGAAGAAGCAGGAAGAATAGCTAGAAAATACAATGGCTCAATTACTCTTGCTACTCAGCAATTAACTGATTACTTCAGGGAAGCAGGATCAGCTGCTGAAAAAGCTTTTGAGAACTCATCACATAAAGTTATTCTTAAGCAAAATCCTGAGAGCTTTAAAGCAATGAGAGCCAACCCCAAACTTGCAGGTTTTGTCGATGAGGACTGGAAGCTAAATTTACTACAATCAATTCATTCGAATCCACCGCATTATAGTGAAGCAGCGATTTATGGACCTAATGTCCATGGAGTTGTAGCAAGATTAATGTTAGATCCATTTACTCTAATGCTAACATCTACTAATGCTAGGGATTATAGGGCTTTAGAAGATAGAATGATTGCGGGAATGAGCGT includes these proteins:
- a CDS encoding reverse transcriptase domain-containing protein, with protein sequence MVTTEYQAKTETKLKRIAWLSSKDKGKVFNNLMHLFNEEALTVCYQELDANKAMGVDGVNKVKYGSKLTGNIKELVNKLKNMAYKPGNILEVKIPKEGKLGKYRTLGISNFEDKICQKMMQKTLESIYEPIFYECSYGFRVGIGSHDALRELRQHLDKNEVESILDIDLANFFGTIDRNILMKMLQEKIHDKKLIRNIVRMFKAGVLCEGELIIQEEGIVQGICASPILANIFAHYVLDQWFEEVVKQHCKGTVTLFRYGDDAVICCRYKEETKKIRTALTKRLEKYNLKLNEEKTKLVRFSKKGLRQGIKQEAFNFLGFTFYLGKSRKGKVIPKVKSCSKRISTKLTRVKDWCKDIKSNNKLPTIWQSFCSKLRGHIQYYGVSFNYKAVSIFVYQAVRILFKWLNRRSQRKSFTWEKFKLFIERNPLPKVKI
- a CDS encoding TraE/TraK family type IV conjugative transfer system protein; this translates as MDHLFKQSSIQQLVKYNKRLLLITLLLAFTSLLGMIKTVSTEEKWLLIPAMEPDRRMIVSSKSYHETYLKEWAVFVMKELFTTSSEEVERQIADMKVVSSNTEQLDKFFKEHLNFVKGSNISSVFFPKKVKVIEDGVLINGTFRYWFSENKHIAADKTYLLTYKRGANHLLLLTGIKEEEANKQ
- a CDS encoding TraB/VirB10 family protein, giving the protein MDQDFNKQEEIKGKVENHTLPSAFSKRLSGLIEIIKNRPLVTLACIGVIMVLVFYGFSESEVKASRGLQEDRQSREISGIEKAIDPRAKWTAEILNEVKNMQNHLEKLIENKYLETKTKIDDFSQKLESLEKPHEETILYDGNDFNNNQKIEDLLDNNLEQSIVAAPTAPVKRLLGYVKRADLRIKKDVKDYITTGSFARGVLLTGVVVGTGTNNSASPEPIMIRLVDTAIFSKGYKTEQIKEAILIGSCSGDISSERAKCRLETVSLLNSNGEIIEKPVEGWLIGEDGRPGIKGIVVDRSSDIARMAVLNGVLGGIAQFFQNQASNSIFPVSPITGQQNALKAQDSLKAGVYAGTGNALEKLADFAIKRAESMSPVIVVASGRVIDVVFRKGFDLRENKEADKVDRLLPPTTTDYSQNSTNYSNDQNYSGNKVTSFSKAKTKLQEHFIKDNGTDEMTDIDLQSEQQYPGNF
- a CDS encoding conjugal transfer protein TraV, which translates into the protein MNNKIINLLLLLMLSFSVANCKLMPYRNDFDCPLPQGLKCKSLYEVNKMADLDIFNPNSNNDKPNFKSRYSARCFGRYNNDIRN
- a CDS encoding TraC family protein; this translates as MISGIDKDFARERLAKHFVYESYDEESSLFFNRASVGFVLLGWPLVGTSLQAQGEIAEFLKSDENLPAGSSFQILMIGSDHIREYLDNWQLHRKNTIFAELSSRRTKFLEQKAKEEGNIKDVVLLISVTIPMLTIDINEMIRRREVLQDTFKSIGLTTYNVEATLLLKFVRLIFGWREEEHPELNPYEILSEQILPGNFSLYEKEDYVSLNDNQIFISLETGKRPSEWRLSAMDLFLGNELRRDEYIRANFLIHFGLQIIPNQLVAKTSAITKREALERNINAGMGKFFPNLQLEAQDLAGAVACLQSGDRVVNIHLNVIMWDQKNKAKGAASQFCSQLRRSGWYFVPCKYDHLAVVLASLPMQLVEAIPNSLVGKFNRFNNIFNKKTRGIGVALSNLGRGIRTIASESKVLLPIIGEWKGDLSSPGMLLTGRRGQIMYWSPFGSALIGSNLYTASAAPNENFNLCIAGVPGSGKSVFMQELMLSVLGTGGRVFVLDYGRSFKRTCLLLGGNYIEFDVKNPISINPFSEIPAGGSEDSIEAQADFLASFPSILATMAAPQYGTNDLQQPMLQKALIAVWQEKGARAEITDIADWLLKREESYAQELGNMLFPFTRDGQYGKFFSGKAKLSLSSDIVVIETDHLRSSPALLAVIVQIMIVHINQSMVKGDRKRPFLIMIDEAWKLLSGKRSGEFIEEAGRIARKYNGSITLATQQLTDYFREAGSAAEKAFENSSHKVILKQNPESFKAMRANPKLAGFVDEDWKLNLLQSIHSNPPHYSEAAIYGPNVHGVVARLMLDPFTLMLTSTNARDYRALEDRMIAGMSVTDAINNILEERGLV